A window from Salvia miltiorrhiza cultivar Shanhuang (shh) chromosome 2, IMPLAD_Smil_shh, whole genome shotgun sequence encodes these proteins:
- the LOC131009040 gene encoding uncharacterized protein LOC131009040: MSLVTDEIRAAASEMYKGDEICKAKSKQLLTEMGLPNGLLPLKDIVEVGYVKETGFVWLIQKKKCEHRFEKIGKPVQYAAEVTAHIQPNRITKLTGVKAKELLLWVMLREIYVDDPPTGKITFKTPTGLFRTYPVDAFQIEDDDQEKEKEKEKEKEKEKEKPAHQVKEEVKAGAVEVKEV, from the coding sequence ATGTCTCTGGTGACGGACGAGATCAGAGCGGCGGCGTCGGAGATGTACAAAGGCGACGAAATCTGCAAGGCCAAATCGAAGCAGCTGCTGACGGAGATGGGGCTGCCCAACGGCCTCCTGCCGCTGAAGGACATCGTGGAGGTCGGTTACGTGAAGGAGACGGGCTTCGTGTGGCTCATACAGAAGAAGAAGTGCGAGCACCGCTTCGAGAAGATCGGCAAGCCCGTGCAGTACGCCGCCGAGGTCACCGCCCACATCCAGCCCAACCGGATCACCAAGCTCACCGGCGTCAAGGCCAAGGAGCTTCTTCTCTGGGTCATGCTCAGGGAGATCTACGTCGACGATCCCCCCACCGGTAAGATCACCTTCAAGACCCCCACCGGCCTCTTCCGCACCTACCCCGTCGACGCCTTCCAAATTGAAGACGACGAtcaggagaaggagaaggagaaggagaaggagaaggagaaagagaaggagaagcCCGCCCATCAAGTCAAAGAGGAGGTCAAGGCGGGCGCCGTTGAAGTCAAGGAGGTCTAA
- the LOC131009043 gene encoding uncharacterized protein LOC131009043: protein MSAITEEIRAAASEMYRGDEICQEKSKFLLTEMGLPNGLLPLREIVEVGYIKDTGFVWLIQKKKRDHKFEKIGRHVQYATEVTAYVEQKKIKKLTGVKAKEMMMWLTICDIYIDDPPTGKITFKSPTGLSRSFPVDAFQIEDDKPPLKPAAVAPAIQVKEV from the coding sequence aTGTCTGCGATCACGGAGGAAATCAGAGCGGCGGCGTCGGAGATGTACCGCGGCGACGAGATCTGCCAGGAGAAATCGAAGTTCCTGCTGACGGAAATGGGGCTGCCGAACGGGCTCCTGCCGCTGCGGGAGATCGTGGAGGTCGGTTACATCAAGGACACCGGATTCGTGTGGCTGATCCAGAAGAAGAAGCGCGACCACAAGTTCGAGAAGATCGGGCGGCACGTCCAGTACGCCACCGAGGTCACCGCCTACGTCGAGCAGAAGAAGATCAAAAAGCTCACCGGCGTCAAGGCCAAGGAGATGATGATGTGGCTCACCATCTGCGACATCTACATCGACGACCCCCCCACCGGTAAGATCACCTTCAAGAGCCCCACCGGTCTCTCCCGATCCTTCCCCGTCGACGCTTTCCAGATCGAAGACGACAAGCCGCCGCTCAAGCCCGCCGCCGTCGCCCCCGCGATTCAAGTCAAGGAGGTTTAA